One Glycine max cultivar Williams 82 chromosome 8, Glycine_max_v4.0, whole genome shotgun sequence genomic window, aggtccaacgccttaaacgacttttgttcgcaattaaaatcaatctttcaaaaaaacataaaatcaatgtaacacgCAAACTtccagacttaaagaactacgtacgtctgaattcctcatcgcacctgaggatacgtaggagcaagggcaacacccttgtcaaccccaaaataataataaacataaaaagggaaaatacataattttgaagtcatgtttacactcgattaaaggctgtcgtcctttGTTACgggcacgtggggtgctaataccttccccgtgcgtaaacaactcctgaacccttatttttaaaatttgcagactttcgtctttttggtttttctaacgttttcctcgaataaacgttggtggcgactccacgcattttcttcatgggaagatgcacTTTTACGTTTCGCCTTGCCCTCCCatcaaagggtaggttgtgacaatatacatataaatttttatgccTAATATTCACACTCTccaggtcttcagacaacacaagtctcaTACAACAATGATATTATTCATAATTTCAATCATCGATAGCAATTAAACCACATCccattagtaaaaaaaacacaatttttcttgaaaaccagtaTGCAAAAGGGACAAACATACATCACTATAGTTGAGTTCCTTGACCCCAACTACGTTGTCAAAGCAGTAAACCAAAATAAACTCCTTTTACCTATCGTGAGTTTTCCATCAGATCCTCTTTGCATCGCTCAGAGACCTCTCTTGTTCATGTTCGTCAGTCTAAATGTagagttctatataccaaatcgaagggaatttagtatagatttaaaaaacaaggttaataataacatttgAGGTCAATTATCCATGTCAAAACAGAAGTAGCTAAGAGATGTTTTGGGTTCTACTACAAAGAGACGTCATTTTAAAATTCCGATCGCGCCAATGTGACCAAGGTTTAGCgaaggtcacaaaaataacatcaattttatataaaaaaatatttttttaacgtctcattttcaagggtttttcaaagggagtgtaaaaacatcctatcatggtacccaaaacacaagagaccactaagagaagctcaaactaactaggagaaaggcatagaagtcaagattacctaaaaaaaaactacgaaagaaaggattgagagcttgttctccaccgaatccttgaggtggattctaaGGATTTCGcttcgattaaagtgttcctctccATGCGATGGTCTGGTGCCAAGCAACGACAGCTCGTGGTGGCCACTGGTGGTCATgagtggtggaggaggaggagttAGGGCTTCTGGATGGAAATTTTTTAGAGAGGGAGCTCAAAATGCGTAATTTTATGTTGTTGGatgtatttataatctgcagatctcacttagcgagttcatctcACTAAGGGGAAATCCACTTTTGGCACTgagcgctaagcgcaattcctctCGGATTGGAATTTGTGTTGAGTGTGAcataagtttaataaaatttatatatgtaaaaaaatacattatcaaaattaattgttacaaaatttattatgtaaacttatatatgcattaaatatacattaaaaaatttagtattatatataatgacattaattatttttttaacataattagtcTATTAGCTTAGTTGGTTATAGGTTCGAGACCTCCACgtgtcattaattttaaattttaaattatttcatcaCAGGTTCAAGATCTGCATGAgcttacggattgtcaatccatatagACCAATCCGTACGGATTGACCATACAAATTGTCAATCTATATAGGTTATACATAAGGACAATgttggaattaaaaaaaatatgttgggcATAGTCGAAAAATGACTAGTGCAGGAGAATGGAGTTTCAAGAAGGGGAAGgggattttatgtttttttatcaaatatttatgtattaaattatgttattttagtatttaaaatagaataaaaaaactaaaattatatcagTCAATGTTAAGAAATTAACTGTCaacctttaaaatttgaatgtaGGACTAAAATGACTGATTTAAAAAATGGGgaactaaaattattaattgtgAAAAATAGAGGGACCAAATGTGAAAAATAGAGGGATCAAATCTGTATtttaaccaaaaagaaaaagaatagtaCTAGGAgtgctgctaggtgcacccagcagttttgctggtgcacccagcaattgcTGTGAAAAGGCTATAATGCCcttgactaatttttttttaaaaaacgtaACCTCTCTCCCGCGCACCTTCGTCTTCTTCCTCCAACGGTTCTTCTTGCTTTTTCtgcttcttcatttttcttcttcctctcgcGCAGCTACTGCATTCTTCTCTTGTTCTTCGCCGccggtcttcttcttcttcttcttcttcgccgCCATCGCCGCCATTGTTGACGTGTTTAGGAGGAAGGTGTCGGTCTTCGCATTTCTACTTCTTCTTCCcgtttttgcttcttcttcgAGGTAAGTTTGCTGTTCACGTTTTGGTTATTGCCAGTGATGGCAGAAAATGCCGTGGGGAAGTTGATGGGTTGTTTACGGATCACTTGATCCGTAAACCACTCACAActtcattttatttgaaaagctgccaattatttgatacattgtgagttttttttttttgaaattaggaaTTTTGGTTATTAGGATCAACTCTGAATATAtgctaaatatttgataaatattgtcATTTTGGAGAATATCTAAtgtttcaatttgatttaatgCGAATATGTAATTGCCTTTGATGTAATTGCCACTTAGAACTGAATGTAGAATCGGAAAACTGATTCAAATGCCTAGATAACCTCAGCAAATTAAGTTCAAAAGTAACATGATTAGGACAAATCCCTAAAACTTGATTAAATGTTTATCcttgagagaaaaaggaaaatgggaAATCATTGCTTCACCTAACTCACCTGCCTAATGTCTATGAACTTCTTTTGCTCTCTCTAAAGCTCAAAGGCCTGCAATCATTTCATTCTTCAAAAAGACAAATTGAGCTCTAAAATATATCCTTAACTAGGAgattatttatatatgatacATTTTGGAAATTTCAGGTtaccaattatttttctttgtagcaACTTATTTATAATTAGAGGATCAACATATAGAATCAATGTAACAAGTTTTTATATCAATCATTATGAAtagatttcatttcattcacaCAGAAAATATCATTATCTGTAATTCACGTTGAGCTCACCCTTTAAGATCATGAGCTTCAAGTAATTACAACTTATAATTAAATCTAGATCGCATATAAACATTACTTCTGCTTTTGTTATAaagtatataactatatataagtTGGTATTGAAGACTAGAAGCATGTATATATATctaaatttctttccttttctttttcaattgtaACCCAAAGTGAAACTAACGACACTTTGTGTGAAGTGAGCCATTTCAACAAATGCTCCATTAACCTTAAAACTGTGCGTGTAAATGTATTGATAGCCATTATGGCGAGCACATTATGTCGCGGACAATGATATTGTGCCCGTTTTCAATTGTTTGTTTGTTAGGTAATGTGAATTTTTGAACCATAGTGCTCACTATAGTTTATATATCCATCTAAACAGAAGGGAGAGAGATGGAACCACAACTGGACAAAATCATAAGAACTAGTTTACCATAAAGTTAATTTTTGCTAAGAAATTGAGTTTCTAAGAACAAACCTCTATAATCAAGCTTCCTTTCACGAGAAGAAGAGGAAACACATTATAGTTGACCACTTGGCTAGCTAGCTAACTACTAAACTACAACACTTCCCTTTTTCTTGGAGCCCACTATTTGTATTTTCTTGTCAACAATCAAACACTAACTAGTCTCTTCAAGTGCGAATAGATTATCGAAATGAATTTTGTTTGGTACAATGAAGTCTTCTATGCTACATTCCTTGCCTCTCTAGCTTGTTTAGCAAAGCTGTGATTAGTGCATCCCTCTTCTCAGCCCTAGCTTCTTCCCTAATCCTCCTTTGTTCCTCCCTTTCTCTCCATCTTTCCTCCATCATTTCATTCTTCAAAAAGCAGCCCAACCTCCTTTGCTTTGAACAAAGACAATGAATTTTATTCATGTCTTAAAAGGAGAAAACATTCATTATCCGGTGGTCACACTACTAACTTCACTTTCAATGTTCACAACATATTTAGGACTAGCATTATTAGCTTTTTATAGAACTggtcaacaaaaacatattggtCAATGTGGATTATTTCTAGATAGAATGCTATAAGGACAATCAATTAGTGTATATAGAAAACATTTAGAGAGAAAGTTTTATGAGGGTTAGGAGAACAATTAATCCGCAGAAAGTTTTATTTGTTGACCATTGTttgtcagattcataaagctcAGCAAGTTAGAGTAATTGAATTGAGTTAACCAAATGCTtgaaatttgagaaaatgaaatgagtgATGGATTTTGCGGTactcatttgcagatcatggttaggaccAGAGGATTAGGTCGTGCCTTAGGTCAGGTCACTCGCAGAGGCATGGGCAGAGGAGATCATGATGATTtcgatgatgctccacagcgtTGACGACCTACTGCATCCACACGGAGGCAGCGAGTCACTGTGACTGCGGATCACGTCGATGAGCCAGTCATCCCTGACCCAGACGTTCAGGATGACCCGATGGAGGCACTAGCTGCTGTGGAGGACATTCATGCGGACATTCCTGCGGACGCAGGCATAGAGGCGGCTGAGGATCAGCCTCAGGGATTTCCGGGTGGTCCGAGCGACCCATCTGTGCTGACAACGTATGCGGATCACGTTGCTTGCAGCGTATGGACGGGAGAggtatttatactatttatttttagttacttgtaaattatacaattagttttcctttaaatgataattttaacgaattttgcgttccttttatacttcaattcaggagcgtcctgaattgaagttatcCTCGCATGGGAGGAAGGTCCATAGTTTAGGCTGGCCTGTCCCTGCCATTGAGGGACTTATCGCTGGTACAGGACTAAGTCCTCTGATCGGGTGTTCGGTAGACACCGGCGATCGGGGACTTTTGTCCGTGTTTGTGGAGCGGTGGCACCGGGAGACGTCTAGTTTCCATCTCCCGGTGGGTGAGCTCACCATCACATTGGACGACGTCTCCTCTCTTCTCCATCTTCCCGTTATAGGCGACTTTCACGCATTTGAGCCCTTGCACGTGGATGATGCGGTTCAGATGTTGGTGGACTTGCTGATGGTGTCTCCAGAGTCTGCTTGGGCTGAGACAGTCCAGTGTCGTGGACCGTACGTACGCCTGCAATGGATATGTGATATATATCAGCGCCGATGCCAGGCAGGTCATTAGACAGCTGCGGCTCGTGCATATCTTCTTCACCTGCTGGGTTGCACtctgtttgctaacaagagtgcaaccaatgTCCATGTTGTCTACTTGGAGGCCCTTCGGGACCTCAATATGACAGATAGGTACGCTTGGGGAGTGGCTGCTTTGGTTCATATGTACGACCAACTAAACGATGCATCCATGAGCCACAGTCGACAGCTTGGCGGTTACATCACACTGCTGCAggtaacaaatatgtttttcattcatcCAGGCTAAACAatgttcaaatttaaattttgttagactttcattattaatgtttataatttgaatGTTACATCTGTAGTGCTGGATTTACGAGCACTTTTCCTCAGTTGCGGAGTCCACCGCTGATCAGGACTACGACGAGACTTCTCCGCGTGCGTGCAAGTGGATTGCGACGAAGAAGACCGTGAAGAGCATTCGCACGCCGTCGTATAGGGAGCGCCTGGACCGACTCCGGATTCCGGATGTCTGTTGGATCCCGTATGGGGAGCATTGGGAGGTCCGAGACTTCCACGTCAGATCATGCTACTCCGGTCTCTTGCGCTGGGGGCCTGTTGCTGTGTATTACCGACCGGAGAGGGTCGTGCGGCAGTTTGGTTACACACAGACCATTCCTGCTCCTCCTGTCGATTCATGGGTCTTGTATGATGATATACAcgacaggtggatgcactacGAGGATCATATCGTACCTGCAGGTGAGGTGTACGTGGTGCCAGGGGCGTGTTCCAGTGACTACATCGACTGGTTCTTCCGCATCTCCcatcctttcatgacaccaGGCCACACAATAGATCCTCTGCCTCATGGTCACGCCCCGCAGCCCCGAGTCGTCCCTCAGGCCCCGCAGACAGATATCCCTCGTGTGCCGGAGTCAGGAGCATCGTCGACATCTGCGGAGGAGCCCAGACATGCAGTGGTaggtaatactaataatttacgtaatttacctcaatatttgcataataatttgtgtaattagtttgttttgtatgtaaTAGGAAGTTTGTGATGACATTGTTAAGCGGTTGGAGCGCCATCTGAGTCTAGGGGTGGTCACGCTTGGCTCATCGACACATGAGGTGATCGAAGAATGCCTCAGATTGGCCAGGAGTGTCACGCAGGACCATCTAGTATACGTTAGGTGTAGACACAGGCGGCGCACTGATCAGGCTTAGTTTATGtacatattttacattgatattccttgtatatacaaatattgtacatgaactcatttcatgagtattgttggttttatttattttcattactaatgttagttttatttattttcattgattgtGTATTCCATTTGTGTCTATATACACGCGTGTTATAACTttgaatataattgaaataaagaagttgaaaagggtgtaaaaaaaataattaaccaaaAAGTGCACATCATTCGTTATCTAAGATCTTATATAacgtactaatatttttaaattttcttataattacaattttcccacttatactaatgatcatgtaaaaaaatgtattataaagtagttagtattttaattttttatataatactatttatttttttatattctttataatattaataatgatatgattaattctttataatattatcttttatgtatttattgatttttattaatatgtataaaataaccttaaacaataattataatgtgactgagtaagtattttaatatcatcttctaaacaaatttattctaaaaaaatatattaaaaaattaattatttataataaatcaatatttataaatatattatacttaataaaataaaaaatagatttaattatattataaataaatatgttgtatttaaaagtatattataattattttttccacttacggatcaacttgatccctAAGAGACTTCCGGATCAGCTTGATCcgtaagttgatccgtaagtctgtttcggatcaacttgatccgtaagagacttccggatcaacttgatccggaagTTACAGATCAACTTACGGATCAAGCTGATCCAGAAGTGGAAAACTAAGCAAGGAcaattttggtatttttcaagaatgctgggtgcaccagcaataatgctggatGCACCTTGCAACACTCTAGTACTAGCCACCACCCACAAGGCCCATTCGGGTGTAACCTATGCTTCTAAAAGAATATCAAATCAACTCAAGGTTAAAAACACCCTCTTGTGCCTTTAAAATTAGAGGAACAGCTATTCTGAACGGCAGTACACTGAGGAACGAATAATTTCTAtataacaactattttttttttttttgtaacaatgtaattcatatttttacagCATCAGGTGATTGTCAGAGTTCTATTTTCTTTACTTGTATGGATTCACATGATTGGCATTCTCCGAGATAGGATGAAAGAAGTGTCGGTGccaatattgatttattatacaTTTCTACAGCATGTGTTCTTTAACTGACAAGGACCAGATGAAACCGTGACCTTAGGGCCGAAGAAGTTTAGGCCCTGCATTGGAGGCTATCCAGGCTGCGATGACATCGACAAGCATATCCATGTCCTTTGAAACTTCAGCGCGCAGGACTCCAGAATCCATGCCTAGCGAGTTTCCTACTTCTTTCGCAACTATCTCCCACGGTGTTCCAACAGTAAGATTTGACAAAAGCTCACTTCCACGATTAACTGCATCGGCCATTGCTGGCGGAACATTTGGTAGGGCCTGCAAGGTGTATAATAAAAGTTATGGATaatgagtttgtttaaacttgttttctagaaaaagcactattttaactaaaaaaagtacttttttgtatttttagctTCAGT contains:
- the LOC102662917 gene encoding protein MAIN-LIKE 1-like, whose translation is MSDGFCGTHLQIMVRTRGLGRALGQRVTVTADHVDEPVIPDPDVQDDPMEALAAVEDIHADIPADAGIEAAEDQPQGFPGGPSDPSVLTTYADHVACSVWTGEERPELKLSSHGRKVHSLGWPVPAIEGLIAGTGLSPLIGCSVDTGDRGLLSVFVERWHRETSSFHLPVGELTITLDDVSSLLHLPVIGDFHAFEPLHVDDAVQMLVDLLMVSPESAWAETVQCRGPYSATNVHVVYLEALRDLNMTDRYAWGVAALVHMYDQLNDASMSHSRQLGGYITLLQCWIYEHFSSVAESTADQDYDETSPRACKWIATKKTVKSIRTPSYRERLDRLRIPDVCWIPYGEHWEVRDFHVRSCYSGLLRWGPVAVYYRPERVVRQFGYTQTIPAPPVDSWVLYDDIHDRWMHYEDHIVPAGEVYVVPGACSSDYIDWFFRISHPFMTPGHTIDPLPHGHAPQPRVVPQAPQTDIPRVPESGASSTSAEEPRHAVEVCDDIVKRLERHLSLGVVTLGSSTHEVIEECLRLARSVTQDHLVYVRCRHRRRTDQA